Within the uncultured Bacteroides sp. genome, the region AACTTGATTCATCGGAAGTGCTGGTTTATCTGAATCTGGGTAAAGAACCGGCTGCACTTTCATTCAAAGCTGAGGCTCCAAAAGGTGATTATACAGATTATTTCCAGGGAAAGAAAGCAGTACTTCCTGCCAGTCTGGCTCCATGGGAATACAAAATATTCATTAGGTAATAGTTATAGTTAATGTTGGTTTTGGTTTCTCCCGGTAAGTTTATTGTGATTTTTGCCGGGAGTCGTTTTTCTATTCGTGATGATACGGGCCGTTGTTCAATATGGTCATGGCTCTATAAAGCTGTTCTACAAAGATAAGTCGTACCATCTGATGAGAAAATGTCATTTTAGAAAGAGAAATTTTTTCGTGTGATGCCTCGTAAACCTTTTGAGAAAAGCCGTAAGGTCCGCCAATCACAAACACCAATCGCTTATTAACGTTATTCATCTTCTTTTCCAGCCAGTTGGCAAAATCCACAGAACGGAACTCTTTCCCAAACTCGTCGAGCAAAACAATTACATCTCCTGGCTGAAATGCTTTCAGAATCAGTTCCCCCTCTTTCTCTTTTTGCTGATCCATTGTGAGGCTTTTAGTGTTTTTCAATTCCGGAATCACCTCCATATCAAAAGATATAAAGTGTTTTGTGCGTTCAATGTAATCATTGATTGCCGTAATATAATGTTTCTCTACAGTTCTTCCTACAACGATTAGTGTTACTTTCATCAGGTAATTTTCTTTTTTTGAGGGATTTTTAAAGTGCAAAAATAGAGCTTTTTCTTTGTAATTAGGGAAAATACATATGGTTTTACGGAAATAATCTATACCTTTGTGTCATATTAATGCTCATTGATATGAAAAAACGTATCCTTTTAGTATTTATGTCGTTTA harbors:
- the rlmH gene encoding 23S rRNA (pseudouridine(1915)-N(3))-methyltransferase RlmH yields the protein MKVTLIVVGRTVEKHYITAINDYIERTKHFISFDMEVIPELKNTKSLTMDQQKEKEGELILKAFQPGDVIVLLDEFGKEFRSVDFANWLEKKMNNVNKRLVFVIGGPYGFSQKVYEASHEKISLSKMTFSHQMVRLIFVEQLYRAMTILNNGPYHHE